In a single window of the Alosa sapidissima isolate fAloSap1 chromosome 18, fAloSap1.pri, whole genome shotgun sequence genome:
- the fbxo4 gene encoding F-box only protein 4, with product MATINLRNESLVIGHFRNIKDRLFGVKRSKNEPYVATDGTGGGGGLSGFDTLPVEMQFLIITFLSPQDLCRLGGTSRYWRALIQDPSLWKYFLLRDMPLWSSIDHLSMPDMESLERALSESSESESRDFMADYLKACPACRGLWHQSRPAYEAVTSFLKSMVVTAEPRFAMFGPGLEKLEVSLVTTMLNSPNILPVTGVTHRQINGIGSGISFMYSDQHKFNILTLYSTNRTERERARLENVDVHSRLFTQREDEDSGRPTFHLAPNVQEVCRAVDGFIFVTNAERGKESDEAKEREFAQIRAMLEPVWGPSSRPLLVLSCTAHEGPECPRVPCLKAAQWLKLNLLPNPWMVQDTVAETLSGLLDGILWLLRHSGIRL from the exons ATGGCAACAATAAATCTTAGAAATGAATCTCTGGTCATAGGGCACTTCAGAAATATTAAAGACAGACTCTTTGGAGTGAAGCGTTCCAAGAACGAACCTTATGTTGCTACTGACGGtactggaggaggagggggtttgAGCGGGTTTGACACCTTGCCG GTGGAAATGCAGTTCCTCATCATTACATTCCTGTCTCCGCAAGATCTGTGCAGACTGGGAGGCACCAGTCGGTATTGGCGAGCACTGATTCAAGACCCTTCTCTTTGGAAATATTTCTTGTTGCGAGATATGCCTCTTTGGTCATCAATTGATCACCTTTCAATGCCTGACATGGAGAGTCTAGAGAGAGCTCTGTCAGAGAGCTCTGAGTCAGAAAGCCGAGATTTTATGGCAGA TTACCTCAAGGCTTGTCCAGCATGCCGCGGCCTGTGGCATCAGTCAAGGCCAGCCTATGAGGCAGTGACATCCTTCCTGAAGTCCATGGTGGTGACGGCGGAACCACGCTTTGCCATGTTTGGACCCGGGCTGGAGAAACTAGAGGTGTCTTTAGTGACAACCATGCTGAATTCCCCAAACATCCTACCAGTCACGGGCGTAACCCATAGACAGATAAATG GCATTGGATCAGGAATTAGTTTTATGTACAGTGACCAGCACAAGTTCAACATATTGACACTTTATTCAACTAACAG gacagagagagagcgagctcgGCTGGAGAATGTGGATGTTCACAGTAGATTGTTTACCCagagggaggatgaggattCTGGGAGGCCAACGTTCCACCTCGCTCCCAACGTGCAGGAAGTGTGCCGAGCTGTTGATGGATTCATCTTTGTGACAAATGCAGAACGAGGAAAAG AGTCTGACGAAGCGAAGGAGAGGGAGTTTGCCCAGATCAGGGCCATGTTGGAGCCCGTGTGGGGCCCTTCCTCGCGGCCCCTCCTGGTGTTGTCCTGCACGGCCCACGAGGGCCCCGAGTGTCCTCGTGTCCCCTGCCTAAAAGCAGCCCAGTGGCTGAAGCTCAATCTCCTGCCAAACCCCTGGATG gTACAGGACACAGTTGCAGAGACATTATCAGGCCTTCTGGATGGCATCCTGTGGCTACTCAGACATTCTGGAATAAGACTCTAG